A DNA window from Sphaeramia orbicularis chromosome 22, fSphaOr1.1, whole genome shotgun sequence contains the following coding sequences:
- the LOC115414005 gene encoding cdc42 effector protein 3-like, producing MPLRTSLYRKPSSGRWPSRNSKRREVLSVNMISLPLADFRHITHIGNDAHTDSFGDLSFLKMGHSLLLQSSQSEQNLFLACSPPPKPPRLNLDDADGSESPEWASQKRKKCSSLPLLDSDEGDVEMEKEEGYQKGNNVPSHSSGRDSLSLDRESDATETCDKTVGQKEEDSGFSFSLDLGPSILDDVLQVMDKLHN from the coding sequence ATGCCACTGAGAACATCCTTGTACAGAAAGCCATCGTCTGGTCGTTGGCCAAGTAGGAACTCTAAGCGCAGAGAGGTGCTGTCAGTCAACATGATCAGCTTGCCACTGGCTGACTTCCGTCACATCACACATATTGGAAATGATGCCCACACAGACAGCTTTGGAGACCTGTCCTTCCTCAAGATGGGCCATAGCCTGCTGCTGCAAAGCTCCCAGAGTGAACAGAACCTCTTCTTGGCTTGTTCCCCACCTCCAAAGCCTCCTCGTCTGAACCTGGATGACGCCGACGGTTCAGAGAGCCCTGAGTGGGCCTCCCAGAAGAGGAAGAAATGCAGCTCTTTGCCACTGCTTGACAGTGATGAAGGAGATGTAGAGATGGAAAAGGAGGAAGGCTACCAAAAGGGAAATAATGTTCCCTCACACAGCTCTGGACGGGACAGCCTCAGTTTAGACAGGGAGAGTGACGCCACAGAAACCTGCGATAAAACTGTTGGACAAAAGGAAGAGGACAGTGGATTTTCCTTTAGCCTTGACTTGGGCCCTTCCATCTTGGATGATGTTCTACAAGTGATGGACAAGCTCCACAATTAG